ttgcacttcgtctgtgaaggtcctcaataatttgttgtaacttgtccccagtgttgctgaacaggacaatgtcaacTGCTTTGTGGTTCGAATCTTTAAAATGAAGTGAAGACATTATATTAAGTGCATCTGAACGACAAGAGGGCAGGGAAATGTATAAAAAATTCCCACTGCAGTTCTTTGCAATGAATTGAAAGTTTTTCTCATGAAATTTCAAGAACTTTAGATGTGTTTTAAGCAGCGTGGAGTTCTTCAGATTTCTTAACTCACAAATGTAATGGTGTGAAATGTGGCCATAGATGATTTGAAGACCATTTATGTGACATCCAAGGCAGGTGATATGCATTAGGCTTTAGGCATGGACATTTGTGAAATTTCAGAGATCTATGTTTATCTGTGGCACAAACTCGACAAATTGTGTAATTAGCATTGCCGACACTCACATTTCTGAAAACAGTTTTGTTTGTTCTCCTCGATGTTGGATATTTCCTGTAAAAGATGACTGCTACAAGAATCATGGGACCAGAAAGGGTTAACAAGGCTCGAGACTGCATTGCAGTGAAATATTACACAGGGAGTACAAGGCTACCACATTGGTCTGCTACTGAAAGTGTttcaaattttccttttctaTCACAGGTGCCAAAGTACGATCTGAAATTTATGAGGCCTTTGACAACATCTATCCCATATTGAAGGGCTTCCGCAAGCAGTGACTGGTGCAAGCACTTTCATCGGAAGACTTCATGTGCCCTGTCAGCATCATTGTGCATTTTGTAAATAAGTGTCATGATCATGCGTTGCGGAGGTCACATCGATGGTTTGGGAAAGAACTCGCCCGTGCCGCAGAAAATTGTGTAGCATGTTTTGTGACGAATCGTGTGTGCTACAAAAAGGAAGAGACTTTCGGGATTGTGTTGCAACTCGATGCAAGATTTTCCACGCAACATGAGACATTTGTATGGACTCTGGTGGACTTTGCCGACAATAGCTGTCCAGTTTCACTTGTATATAGTTGTCATTTAGAAAAACAATATATATGACTTCTACTTCTGCACTTTTCTTGGTTGTGTGCGTTACAGTTCAGCAGTTCTGTATTGCATGCATTTTTGTCTCAATTTCTATTGTGGGGTCTCAAACATCTTCTTGGGACTAAGGAATGACGACACAGTAGCACAAACAATCAAGAAAGAAtgtattgcacctttcatacactaatgcctgctagccgtaTTAGTACTAACCATAGAACATGCTGATGGGCGTGTGACAAATCTAGGTAGTAGGACTCACCGTGACCGGATAGCTAGTGAATATGTTCACCCCTAAGCTCAACACCAGCACTTAATCATTTATGTGTACAGTCACATGAATGGTCCTGCAAAGTGTGCCGGCACACACACGAAACGTCTGTGTGGCTTGCCGACCCCAAGCAAAAGAGCAAGCGCCTACTCCCTTTCGTGGCCCAGTAACCCTTCCATTAGGTGgtgttagcagcccaacactttCACCATCTCATAATATGCTGCAACCACACTGACTGGCGCCGACACATAGTTACGCGAAGATgccagattacaggagacgtGAGAACCATGCAAGGAAAAGGTCGGGGCACGCGCTAGAGTCGTGCATCCCCGCACTATTCACCACTTGTACCACAATTTACGAAAGAATGAAGCGGTGCATTGTGACAGTGTTAGCAACATATGATAGCTCCGATTAAATATTACCATGTTTGTTTTGGGGCACACAAAGGTTCCTGGGTTCACTGTGTTAAAAATTTTATTGAGGACTTCAATATTAAGGAGCAGGCATCACTATGGGCAAGTTATCTTTGTACTGCTTGGCTGAAACGAAGCAAATTTCGTGTAGATTGGATGTACACAATTGTGCATTTCTTTATCCATCAGTTTAAGCTAGTTCCCAAACATCCCTAATAAATCATGAAGTATCATATTCAATGCTCTGCTTGTGGTCACATATAGATGTTACATTACAAGTACAAATACGAGTAGTaaaaaaagtttcattttaacCAAGTAGCTAAAATTGGCCTGTAGTGTTCACATAAAGAGAAAACGAATGGGTGCAACCTGTGTTTAAACAGGCGCTGGTTTGACCTACCGACGACTACTACCGCAAATATTGATATAGTGCTAGTCTTGAAATGGTgctgccaaacacaaatgtcTACACAATATATCACAGCATATATAACATGCATACTCTACACAATATCTCTCAACATGTATATTCTCAACATGACGTGCATACTGTGTGCGTAGGAAAGCATTTTAGAATGTGTTGTCACACTCTCGCTAGAAATTACTTCAATCATGCTCAGAGATAAGAAAATTACGGATTCAAGCTTCTGTGAATATCGCTGCGacctttcaaaaatttttgcaaGTCTTCCAGCACTTTCTTGTGAAGTATGTCCATGTCTTCGGTTCCGTCCAGATAGGTGATGTCAGGCTGGGTGTCCTTGACTTCCTGCAAGTTCTTAAGATACATGGGCCAGACGACTTTCTCGAAGTATCCGGGCACGTCGGGCGGCTCATAAGTACGAGTCAAACGCCTAGCGTAGCACTCTTCTCGCGTAAGTGTAAGGAAGTAGCGCTTGTCGAATAGCTTGGCTAGCCTCGGATGATTGAATATAATGTGACCGTCGATTATCATCAATTTCTGTCCTGCTGGCTGCTGCGACGTGCAAGCCGTGATGGCGTCCTGCATTTTCTCCCAGTCGACGCTTGACAGTGCCTCCCAGTTGGCGTGGTTCAGTTCTGGTATCATCACGTGATTTTCGTCGAACTCTGAGCGGAAAAAGTCGTCCTGGTGCAACACCACGCAGTCAGGTATCACCTTTTGGAGGTATTTTAAAAGCGACGTCTTGCCGCCGTTCGTGATGCCGGATACTCCGACAAAGGTCCAGTTGTTCAACATGACAGCGTTGCAATTTCAGTGCAATGTGTCGCAGAGTTTCGTGGATGTAGAGCCACGCACGAATTCGTGCACAACACCCGCAAGTCCGAACGAACGTTCAATGCtcacacttgcctttgcttccagGAGGTCATATGCAAGGTCATATGCATTAAACTGTAATGCCATTCTCGGGGTGCCACACGGGTCATGCTTCGTGGGACTGAAGCCAGTTACAGCTTAATGCCATGCGCGATGTCGTGCCTTCTGATAAGTCACTTGATAActccacagaacacctatacaaacttagagaagggaaactgtaccttccacagtgctacggaaataagcgtagcggtggcgtcgtgaactaaagtatgtgaccacaggtggcgctgtacaacaggaaacgctcataacatccatccatccatccggaaacggggttttgcacacgctttaccaggtgttctgtggctttactgggtttctggctgctgcgcgtCGATCGTggtcccgccagtttagttgctgtgtagcaaacgtagcgcctacattatGTAGGTGCtgcgtttgccacacagcaaccaaactggccggagcacgatcgaggcgcagcagaatacatgttgcgctgagtcatatcgagttgaGGCACACTCTGACGGCccctgacttttaagggcatcccgagcggtttttcgtttattacgccgccgttacgccgagttgtgccgccgcgctccagctgttgcatttcgggtagggctactgacagaatgcggtttccaggtggcacgatggcctcgactggaataaacgcacacgacaccaaagattgagtaagcctgaaaatattttatttggatTTTAacagtacaacaaaaagcacacgtctacgcatccacacaagcgcggttacatagtcaagaacatagtcaagaaatggctcattaataagggtagcacaagcacacaagaaagaagacctaagctacaaaacgtacggtcggctgctaagtataatgatttccctgtcaccgcgtgtcacttttgtacagcatctttacagcactaccaggccgggtagtttggcggaaagaacgcaacagctatacggccgtcagctgcctcttccttacgggtgtcataattatcctaatctccgcatcaacgtcgtgcaagtccgcatacaggcatctgtatctgaaccatatgtgccagcttaatacatgtgtagtaaaattatgataaccactgcgtcttatcaaacgtattggttttgcaaatgcgcattacagctgacggaacgacatactgtaagtgaagcacaagagaacaaggacaaaaggaggatacaacacttgaagaagaaatgaagaattagtaggcgtacagcaaacaagcgatgacggagaacacacaatgatgcatcgggtgttctgtgacatcggtttgcgtacttacggtgttatggagatcaacggcataaaaacgtaccttcaggcgtactccctcaacctccgccgcattcattatgataatcaacgcctaaacaaaacgaGGCACTATTTTTTaccaagagtagacctctttacagcaagtctatgtaataactcgcagacgaaaccagcatgctatcgaaaatgttttaccgccgtagtattcgaacgccaacggccaggaaacacatcgatgccaataggctgtcggctgtcggtggttaatcgagtacaaaaaccttgacgctatgactaaaaagcagcttcaacaatcaaatttaaaaaaatcaactgcctatttgcctgaggtaaaaaaacacccttagacacctcgattgtttatgtcaatggtttgtgtaaagtaaaaaattcagcatgtttagcgcccctagcagaaaaagcacaaattaaagtatttgaccaaattacagtagctccacttgcgcgcttacgctgaaacacgcctcgattgatttttcgccctctgtggccatttgttgaacttgagagtgtgcggggccatAACTCCCTCcatgccatagagtttcatattagtatacctagaggcaaatctggcgctgcgatcgttcaaccatcatgggaatgatgggaagtacaggcttcggattggcattctattgactggcgaactagtgtacaagtatttttttggcagttttggtttcgctccaagcgcaattgctataacctgcagttggacagtgcaacgcaaagctatctgcctttgttatgttgctcggagtggcgatagcgcgctgggccagcgactgggacgatgcttgtgtcgcggtgtggcgtcgaagccgtaacgagaaagcggcggcatcgtaaacgttgaaagaacatgttttgagcgtttggacctttgtttgttaagtgtgttacgttggcactgtagcgttacgtgctttatgaaacttcagaataggacaaagaaggcactactgatacaaaacatatacagttgtacttctagtggcttgacaatcaaattttattgagggcttcattatgtgctcatttatgtgctcattgaaatgcgtgtcttaggactttgagaacacaaacttacttgtggtaggaaagatagctgcttcctagctgtagtctagtgtcgcacaatgggtacccgcaaagccacgctgtaacgcttcggaagcggtacgccaatataaaatatgatgcagcatactcgtaggaggccactagcgtcctagctagcactgcagcagatgtgcttaaaagtacttgaagacgttcagcaatcgtgacagccgacgcaacctttcgaaagagcgagagagttcgcaagtgcctgtcgtctgcgagaaaagactcgcgtttgcagcgagcaggcgtcgtagcagacgacacttgtagcattccactcaagggcgcaacactttgtcacaatacaacatttttatttccagaaatacatgatgagtatttttgtataagtacttgcacggttgttttgctgttgaaaaaaatgaataaataattattctttggcgttaaattaggaacagaatcgcacaagtatgcataccctggtgtgtcctggtgacaaaccatagtaaaccatgcttccatctcaaagtcatacaaagtttatgcagcgtgttgtacattatataacatactgcagaaatagaattagattttacgcgacaatatttgagtatagctttgtttactgcgccagaaacaaacgccactagtctaaagaccgaagtcaatccgaagcctgtacttcccatcattcccatgtaggttgaggcaacgcgcatgagaacccccgtagacactagcgccacatttccctctagggtatttttagaaactctatgctccATGCACTTGGCAGGCGTGGCCATAATGTAGTGAGCacagaggaaggaaactaaggagaggccctaccccctccgcgcgctaggagaaaagtgtggcggaaatgacgtagtaggttctcatttttttgctgcttttttattttttttgttgtatggccacgccttttgagCCACGATGGCGGCGTTCTTaaggttttgagcgctcacacgtgttgctctggtaggtttcgggccgtggcaaaggcgctgagtgggcgggtttgcgttagtcaccgtgtcttgttgcgctgtgttacctgcaccgtgctctgccagatgttgggcgagcgcgcgcgacaccacgcgcagcgcggcgtggtttcgcgaaagatgtaaacgagagaggagggtggcccaaaaggcggagcatcgccatgagcaacgccaaattccggcttcacttttgcttcacaaagagtgacgtcagggcctctccttatagcgtcctcgatcaccttgccccggggttgccccgaagccagaatggtgcgctttgccccgccgtggtgccgcactgcggagggtcaacatcgaggacaaaactgcaccctgcgcagagtgcttgcatgcagcgctactttgcccctggcgcgcaaaacgtgcgcgaacacgcgcacgcgcatattttattgtttgcagatgctgagcatctgcggcaagcgctcgaaccttgtcaaactgcgtgctccgacatacctggttgcaagcaaacaccaatgaattttataattaatcctgacgacccgttcaatgaacccgtccactttcggccgctcttcaccacactgtttttggacgaggtcgagcagaatgtcgtcttcgctgtcagacgaacttgaagaatgctcatcgattgcggcaactagcagcgcttcctttctcatcgccgacaaatccactagctaactccgtcaactccgttgcaacgtaccacagctatcgggccagagcgtccgcggttctgcagtcggcagtacgcgcgcacgtcgcgcgtcccgcagtgcttgctgggattgcactccgcgcaccgccgattttctcggtgcgagacggggcaacggaaaaccgctccaacagggtgcgcttccggtgatcgaggatgctcagtgcgcaccggtgcgattgatcgaggatgaaagtgcgcaccaaggcgccccggtgcgcaccggtgcgggtgatcgaggacgctattagtttccttcctccgtggtagtgagaaactctatgggcgtggccatccaatgcctcctttactagatgcctgccgcgttgtccaGTAGCTCGGTTCCGGACCCTCTTTCCtttctctcctccgcgaaaaggcaacgagcgcctctcatggcgaacgcctgcaacttTCAATCACTagctgcggcctctgagattaacaTGGCATCTGTCACCGTCTCGGAGGCCCGCAATAACGCCCactaacagacgcccgcgcatataacgcgccggcggatgcattcagccgccgctgccacatccgccagaagtggatggatggatgttatgagcgtctcctttggaacggggaggtgggttgcgccatcaagctcttgccACCGGCTCttgctacactcttaggcaaagttacaccctctggcttgccccttctgccacacaacaataatcgttatctgccttgatgcgtttccttcctttaaagctgcgagcccggaactttccagtaacgaacggcacgcgcgttatcagaaggggcactccaaagggtgtaaactgttctatgctgataacgcgcgtgccttCGTTACtgaaaagtaccgggctcgcagcgttaaagaaaggaaacgcatcaaggcagatagcgattattgttgtgtggcagaagaggcaagccaaagggtgtaactttgcctaagagtgtactatgctgcctaatatatcctacctaggttaaccaatgaaaaaagaaaaaaataacactatgaactaccacgtccaaactttctgatcccctattgcgaattgtgcttttgtacgtctccgtcttttgtcgtttccctacttttcttccaccaagtTTTTTccaagttgaaaaggcaacgagcgccgcctcacggaatttatgctaaactaacttcaactaagggaaccgccgctaccacggaggaaggaaactaaggagaggccctgacgtcactctttgtgaagcaaaagtgaagccggaatttggcgttgctcatggcgatgctccgccttttgggccaccctcctctcttgtttacatctttcgcgaaaccacgccgcgctgcgcgtggtgtcgcgcgctcgcgcaacatctggcagagcacagtgcaggtaacacagcgcaacaagacacggtgactaacgcaaagccacccactcagcgcctttgccacggcccgaaacctaccagagcaacacgtgtgagcgctcaaaaccataacaacgccgccattgtggcccaaaaggcgtggctatacaacaaaaaaaataaaaaagcagcaagaaaatgagaacctactacgtcatttccgccacacttttcttctagcgcgcggagggggtagggcctctccttagtttccttcctccgtggccgcTACAATgtgaaagcgagcaacgcggcgggcatctagtaaaggaggcattgggcCATCAAATGCATACTCTCGTCCCCAATGTCTCCACATTCTGACAGGACTAAACGAAttcttatagcgtcctcgatcaccttgccccggggttgccccgaaaccagaacggtgcgctttgcaccgccgtggtggcgcactgcggagggtcaacatcgaggacaaaactgcaccccgtgcagggtgcttgcaggcagcgctactttgcccctggcgcgcaagacgtgcgcgaacacgcgcgcgcgcacatgttattgtttgcaggtgctgatagcgtcctcgatcacccgcaccggtgcgcaccggggcgccttggtgcgcactttcatgctcgatcaaccgcaccggtgcgcaccgaccatcctcgatcaccggaagcgcaccctgttggagcggttttccgttgccccgtctcgcaccgagaaaatcggcggtgcgccggggtgcaatcccagcaagcactgcgggacgcgccgcgcgcgcgcgcactggcGACTGCAGaatcgcggacgctctggcccgatagctgcggttgcaacggagttgacggagttagctagtggagatgtcggcaatgagaaaggaagcgctgctagctgccgcaatcgatgagcttttgtcAAGTTCGTCTgagagcgaagacgacatgctgatcgacctcgtccaataACAATGTGGTGAATagcagccgaaagtggacaggttcattgaacgggtcgtcaggattaattataaaatccattggtgtttgcttgcaaccaggtatgtcggagcacgcagtttgacaaggttcgagcgcttgccgcggatgctcagcacctgTAAGCAACaaaatatgcgcgcgcgcgtgttcgcgcacgttttgtgcgccaggggcaaagtagcgctgcctgCAAGCaacctgcacggggtgcagttttgtactcgatgttgaccctccgcagtgcgccaccgcggtgcaaagcgcaccattctggtttcggggcaaccccggggcaaggtgatcgaggacgctatgagcatctgcggcaagcagcgctcgaaccttgtcaaactgcgtgctccgacatacctggttgcaagcaaacaccaatggattttataattaatcctgacgacccgttcctgacgacccgttcaacgaacctgtccactttcggccgctctccaacacattgtttttggacgaggtcgatcagcatgccgtcttcgctgtcagacgaacttgaaaaaagctcatcgattgcggcaattagcagcgcttcctttctcattgccgacatctccactggctaactccgtcaactccgttgcaaccgcagctatcgggccagagcatccgcggttctgcagtcggcagtgcgcgcgcgcgtcccgcagtgcttgctgggattgcaccccggcgcaccgccgattttctcggtgcgagacggggcaatggaaaaccgctccaacagggtgcgcttccggtgatcgaggatggtcggtgcgcaccggtgcggttgatcgaggatgaaagtgcgcaccaaggcgccccggtgcgcaccggtgggGGTGATCCAGGACGCTATTAGTGAAGAACAGTTAATGTAGACTCCCCTTTCTTTCAAAAAAAGCTAAGCACAGTGGAACTTAGCTGATAATCAAAATTTAGGATGTGCTTAACCTTGTTTGTAACACGTAAAACAacagttttttctttatttacttgcattttccatgtttcacaccattcttcaacagacgCCAGTGCCTCGCTGAGCATTTTTTTGATCCTTGTGGTTACATATCTCTcgataaattaaacagtcgtcggcgaacagtcgcacagttacgttttcattaatatctgaacaaatatcattaatataagcGAGAAATAATATCAGTccaaggacagacccttgaggaacgccTGAAGTGACAAATAAACGATCGGACTGGTAGCCGTTTACGTCCACATACTGCGTCCTACCTGATAAATATGACCTGACCCATTCCAATATATTGTTA
The sequence above is drawn from the Dermacentor andersoni chromosome 7, qqDerAnde1_hic_scaffold, whole genome shotgun sequence genome and encodes:
- the LOC126533055 gene encoding nicotinamide riboside kinase 1, producing MLNNWTFVGVSGITNGGKTSLLKYLQKVIPDCVVLHQDDFFRSEFDENHVMIPELNHANWEALSSVDWEKMQDAITACTSQQPAGQKLMIIDGHIIFNHPRLAKLFDKRYFLTLTREECYARRLTRTYEPPDVPGYFEKVVWPMYLKNLQEVKDTQPDITYLDGTEDMDILHKKVLEDLQKFLKGRSDIHRSLNP